The Corallococcus soli genome has a window encoding:
- a CDS encoding MFS transporter — MSVGQPQATSPGLLRRVEAVVFLTVFLDLVGFGIVIPMLPFYVQSMGGSARMVGILLGCFSLTQLLATPLLGRYSDRHGRRAVILLSLLANAVAMVLFALASYEKMLPLLFASRILAGATSGNISACQAAIADVTTKQTRAKAMGRIGAGIGLGMVLGPTLGGVFSGLGPWVPPLLAGGLALVGFVGALVAMPETHPPEARVQAKSQTRWSALQDSPRRKALGMVLVLFFAVFLSMTTLQVAFALVVQARLDWGSKEVGYTFAVVGGLGLIIQGGLIGPLARRVGEFRLLIIGALLLAAGMGGLAVSQHAPPMMAAVVLVGVGMGFVQPLISSLASQVAAPTQQGAVLGLAQSCGGLARTVGPVATGWMYASLGTQTPFLTGMASALAAAGLGVLLSRESLEEKSR, encoded by the coding sequence GTGAGCGTGGGTCAGCCCCAGGCAACCTCCCCGGGCCTGCTGCGCCGGGTGGAGGCGGTGGTGTTCCTCACCGTGTTCCTGGACCTGGTGGGCTTCGGCATCGTCATCCCGATGCTGCCCTTCTACGTGCAGTCCATGGGCGGCTCGGCGCGGATGGTGGGCATCCTGCTGGGGTGCTTCTCCCTCACGCAGTTGCTGGCGACGCCGCTGTTGGGGCGCTACTCGGACCGGCACGGGCGGCGCGCCGTCATCCTGCTGAGCCTGCTGGCGAACGCGGTGGCGATGGTGCTGTTCGCGCTGGCCAGCTACGAGAAGATGCTCCCCCTGCTCTTCGCCTCGCGCATCCTCGCGGGGGCGACGTCCGGGAACATCTCCGCGTGTCAGGCGGCCATCGCGGACGTGACGACGAAGCAGACGCGCGCGAAGGCCATGGGCCGCATTGGCGCGGGCATTGGACTGGGCATGGTGCTGGGGCCCACGCTGGGCGGGGTGTTCTCCGGCCTGGGGCCGTGGGTGCCGCCGCTGCTCGCCGGAGGCCTGGCGCTGGTGGGCTTCGTGGGCGCGCTGGTGGCCATGCCGGAGACGCACCCTCCCGAGGCGCGCGTCCAGGCGAAATCCCAGACGCGCTGGTCGGCGTTGCAGGACTCCCCCCGGCGCAAGGCCCTGGGGATGGTGCTGGTGTTGTTCTTCGCGGTGTTCCTCTCCATGACCACGCTCCAGGTGGCGTTCGCGCTGGTGGTGCAGGCGCGGCTGGACTGGGGCTCCAAGGAGGTGGGCTACACGTTCGCGGTGGTGGGCGGACTGGGGCTCATCATCCAGGGTGGCTTGATTGGCCCCCTGGCGCGCAGGGTGGGTGAGTTCCGGCTGCTCATCATCGGGGCGCTCCTGCTGGCGGCGGGAATGGGCGGGCTCGCGGTGTCCCAGCACGCGCCGCCGATGATGGCCGCCGTGGTGCTGGTGGGCGTGGGGATGGGGTTCGTCCAGCCGCTGATTTCGAGCCTCGCCTCCCAGGTGGCCGCGCCCACGCAGCAGGGCGCCGTGCTGGGTCTGGCGCAGTCGTGCGGGGGGCTCGCGCGCACGGTAGGGCCGGTGGCGACCGGCTGGATGTATGCGTCACTGGGCACCCAGACCCCCTTCCTGACGGGCATGGCCTCCGCGCTCGCGGCGGCGGGGCTGGGGGTGCTCTTGAGTCGGGAATCACTGGAGGAGAAGTCGCGGTAG
- a CDS encoding SDR family oxidoreductase, which yields MKVLILGISGGIARRLALRLRDSGHQVAGIDVRPWRDGPKDIQVHPVDVRKRAAEDVFRRWKPDAVVHMATVTAFTVPGGERGRINLDGTKAVFDHCAAHGVKQVLFVGRHTFYGAAPDSPLYHSEDEPPRALEAIPELADLVAADLYAATALWRLPDITTAVLRLVYTLGTPGTGTLANLIRGRRVPMVLGYDPLFHVLQEEDVVTALQLALEKRVRGIFNVAGPSPVPLSVIIKGTGRTPVPLPSPLLSLLMGRAGFPRLSVGATDHLRYPIVVDNKRFLAATGFQATYDEGRILRAYADSLPVGPGHD from the coding sequence ATGAAGGTCTTGATCCTGGGCATCTCCGGCGGCATCGCGCGCAGGCTGGCCCTGCGCCTGCGCGACAGCGGGCATCAGGTGGCGGGCATCGACGTCCGCCCGTGGCGCGACGGCCCCAAGGACATCCAGGTGCACCCGGTGGACGTGCGCAAGCGCGCCGCCGAGGACGTCTTCCGCCGCTGGAAGCCGGACGCGGTGGTGCACATGGCCACGGTGACGGCCTTCACGGTGCCGGGCGGCGAGCGGGGCCGCATCAACCTGGACGGCACCAAGGCGGTGTTCGACCACTGCGCCGCGCACGGCGTGAAGCAGGTGCTCTTCGTGGGCCGGCACACGTTCTACGGCGCCGCGCCGGACTCGCCGCTGTACCACTCCGAGGACGAGCCGCCGCGCGCGCTGGAGGCCATCCCGGAGCTGGCGGACCTGGTGGCCGCGGACCTGTACGCCGCGACGGCGCTGTGGCGCCTGCCGGACATCACCACCGCGGTGCTGCGGCTGGTGTACACGCTGGGCACGCCAGGGACGGGCACGCTCGCGAACCTGATTCGCGGCCGGCGCGTGCCCATGGTGCTGGGCTACGACCCGCTCTTCCACGTCCTGCAGGAGGAGGACGTGGTGACGGCGCTCCAGCTGGCGCTGGAGAAGCGCGTGCGCGGCATCTTCAACGTGGCGGGCCCTTCGCCCGTGCCGCTGTCGGTCATCATCAAGGGCACGGGCCGCACGCCGGTGCCGCTGCCCTCGCCGCTCCTGTCGTTGCTGATGGGACGGGCGGGCTTCCCCCGGCTGTCGGTGGGCGCGACGGACCACCTGAGGTACCCCATCGTGGTGGACAACAAGCGCTTCCTCGCGGCCACCGGCTTCCAGGCCACCTACGACGAGGGCCGCATCCTGAGGGCCTACGCGGATTCACTGCCGGTGGGCCCGGGGCACGACTGA
- a CDS encoding lysophospholipid acyltransferase family protein: MGYAGPPCKAHARCYGAPVPQSESLSARVERLELPFNEYGVDPYGISKKHLKLALEFFAFLYRNYFRVRCTGVQHIPKKGRGMLVGNHSGGVAVDGMMVLTSTMLEMDPPRLAQGMVERFIHKFPVASLWASRTGQFTGLPEHAVRLLEDDRLLMIFPEGARGTAKLYTERYSLVDFGTGFIRLALQTRSPVIPFAFLGGGAAIPTVTNAYALGKLLGVPYVPLTPYLLPLPLPVGLEIHYGEPLLFEGTGDEEDHVIEGYVNQVKDSITRLIEEHRAERNLRRTRRLLP, from the coding sequence ATGGGGTACGCGGGGCCCCCGTGCAAAGCGCACGCGCGGTGCTACGGTGCGCCCGTGCCCCAGAGCGAGTCCCTGTCAGCCCGGGTGGAGCGGTTGGAGCTGCCCTTCAACGAGTACGGCGTCGACCCGTACGGCATCTCCAAGAAGCACCTGAAGCTGGCGCTGGAGTTCTTCGCCTTCCTCTACCGGAACTACTTCCGGGTGCGCTGCACCGGCGTGCAACACATCCCGAAGAAGGGCCGGGGCATGCTGGTGGGCAACCACTCCGGCGGCGTCGCGGTGGACGGGATGATGGTGCTCACCTCCACGATGCTGGAGATGGACCCGCCAAGGCTCGCGCAGGGCATGGTGGAGCGCTTCATCCACAAGTTCCCGGTGGCCTCCCTGTGGGCCAGCCGCACCGGCCAGTTCACCGGCCTGCCCGAGCACGCCGTGCGCCTGCTGGAGGACGACCGGCTCCTGATGATCTTCCCGGAGGGCGCCCGGGGCACCGCGAAGCTCTACACGGAGCGCTACTCGCTGGTGGACTTCGGCACGGGCTTCATCCGGCTGGCGCTCCAGACGCGCTCGCCCGTCATCCCCTTCGCCTTCCTGGGCGGCGGCGCGGCCATCCCCACGGTGACCAACGCGTACGCGCTGGGCAAGCTGCTGGGCGTGCCGTACGTGCCGCTCACGCCGTACCTGCTGCCCCTGCCCCTGCCAGTGGGGCTGGAGATCCACTACGGCGAGCCGCTCCTCTTCGAAGGCACCGGCGACGAGGAGGACCACGTCATCGAAGGGTACGTGAATCAGGTGAAGGACAGCATCACGCGGCTCATCGAGGAGCACCGCGCCGAGCGCAACCTGCGCCGCACCCGGAGGCTTTTGCCATGA
- a CDS encoding VOC family protein, whose protein sequence is MHHSRLSTFVIDCKGDDFDASARFWSAALGRKLKPVDPDSPNYRELEATADEPSLLLQQVEHESRIHLDIESDDLDAELERLEALGARRVAYVKRWWVMEAPTGQRFCIVRPQRGPLEGRANVWDGEGR, encoded by the coding sequence ATGCATCACAGCCGACTCAGCACCTTCGTCATCGACTGCAAGGGGGACGACTTCGACGCGTCCGCACGCTTCTGGAGCGCGGCGCTGGGGCGGAAGCTGAAGCCGGTGGATCCGGACTCGCCCAACTACCGCGAGCTGGAGGCGACGGCCGACGAGCCCTCCCTCCTCCTCCAGCAGGTGGAGCACGAAAGCCGCATCCACCTGGACATCGAATCGGATGACCTGGACGCGGAGCTGGAGCGCCTGGAGGCGCTGGGCGCCAGGCGCGTCGCCTACGTGAAGCGCTGGTGGGTCATGGAGGCGCCCACCGGACAGCGCTTCTGCATCGTCCGCCCGCAGCGCGGCCCCCTGGAGGGGCGCGCCAACGTGTGGGACGGCGAAGGCCGCTAG
- a CDS encoding PA14 domain-containing protein, which produces MPRVGVAKGALTASLAAELIDSGGFNYDWQVNDDDDASGAWGAGDLAYVGYDLGALKQVQEVRSYGVQAHGFAVQLFDANWSQTGWHECTLDGGSLTWQGCDIPDTNARFVYVRYRTHTGGSWVQELDLRGDAAGSGLGIPTGAFRGTYFSDKNLTLQAFQRRDAAIQFNWGTGSPGTGVGVDNFSVRWEGDWNFASTGTYRFSTTSDDGSRIYVDGDLVVDHWSDHGATTLTGDVTLTAGVHRVKVEYYEATGGASATIGWTLRSSTVPGTGGIPTPPSGWVLDMQDDFNSLDGNKWKQQQTNVPLYHTVMYMNTRSHCVPVNGYLEMRARKRNDGSGVWDGCYLDQGTWWDANANKPAHPGYADYQVSFKGDLPPGMGTGMYFLMWPVAESWGGTPWPPELDLVELPFNDGSDVMTTWHWDPDNKQSSVRPAVDRTGGKQWVYTARRVGNDIRMWIGNPSTNVITEIPLPAAFSNNPDYKRMLVGMSNFVASNWAVTGSASAFWYGDANATNATAWTASIDYVKVWKPGPGMSGR; this is translated from the coding sequence GTGCCGCGGGTCGGCGTCGCGAAGGGCGCGCTCACCGCCTCGTTGGCGGCGGAGCTGATCGACTCGGGAGGCTTCAACTACGACTGGCAGGTCAACGACGACGACGACGCCTCCGGCGCATGGGGTGCGGGCGATCTCGCCTACGTCGGCTACGACCTGGGGGCGCTGAAGCAGGTCCAGGAGGTGCGCAGCTACGGCGTCCAGGCGCATGGCTTCGCCGTGCAGCTGTTCGACGCCAACTGGTCCCAGACGGGCTGGCATGAGTGCACGCTCGATGGCGGCAGCCTCACGTGGCAAGGCTGCGACATCCCGGACACCAACGCGCGCTTCGTCTACGTCCGCTACCGCACCCACACGGGGGGCTCGTGGGTGCAGGAGCTCGACCTGCGTGGCGACGCCGCCGGTAGTGGCCTGGGCATCCCGACAGGGGCCTTCCGCGGCACGTACTTCAGCGACAAGAACCTGACGCTGCAGGCGTTCCAGCGCCGGGACGCCGCCATCCAGTTCAACTGGGGCACGGGCAGCCCCGGCACGGGCGTGGGCGTCGACAACTTCAGCGTCCGCTGGGAGGGCGACTGGAACTTCGCCAGCACGGGCACCTACCGGTTCTCCACGACGTCCGACGACGGCAGCCGCATCTACGTCGACGGCGACCTCGTCGTCGACCACTGGAGCGACCACGGCGCGACGACGTTGACGGGTGACGTCACCCTCACGGCCGGCGTGCACCGCGTGAAGGTCGAGTACTACGAGGCCACGGGCGGCGCGTCCGCCACCATTGGCTGGACCCTGCGCTCGAGCACCGTCCCGGGCACGGGCGGCATCCCCACCCCGCCGTCCGGCTGGGTGCTCGACATGCAGGACGACTTCAACTCGCTCGACGGGAACAAGTGGAAGCAGCAGCAGACCAACGTGCCGCTGTACCACACCGTCATGTACATGAACACGCGGAGCCACTGCGTGCCGGTCAATGGCTACCTGGAGATGCGCGCGCGCAAGCGCAATGACGGCTCGGGCGTCTGGGACGGCTGCTACCTGGACCAGGGCACGTGGTGGGACGCCAACGCCAACAAGCCCGCGCATCCCGGGTACGCGGACTACCAGGTGTCGTTCAAGGGGGACCTGCCTCCCGGCATGGGCACGGGCATGTACTTCCTGATGTGGCCCGTGGCGGAGAGCTGGGGCGGGACGCCGTGGCCGCCGGAGCTGGACCTCGTGGAGCTGCCCTTCAACGACGGCAGCGACGTCATGACGACCTGGCACTGGGATCCGGACAACAAGCAGTCGTCGGTCCGGCCGGCGGTGGACCGCACGGGAGGCAAGCAGTGGGTCTACACCGCGCGGCGCGTGGGCAATGACATCCGCATGTGGATTGGCAATCCCTCCACGAATGTCATCACCGAAATCCCGCTGCCCGCCGCGTTCTCCAACAACCCGGACTACAAGCGGATGCTGGTGGGCATGTCGAACTTCGTCGCCTCGAACTGGGCCGTCACCGGTTCGGCCTCGGCGTTCTGGTACGGCGATGCGAACGCCACGAACGCCACGGCCTGGACCGCCTCCATCGACTACGTGAAGGTCTGGAAGCCGGGCCCGGGGATGAGCGGTCGGTAG
- a CDS encoding DUF3703 domain-containing protein codes for MSPHLRGAFEQELLHAREAEARGAPDAAWDHLERAHILSQAHALPHLRVHGAMFSFAGRARDWRELLGQVPRLLLAGPGSLLGRAPRGNTGGADVGIFTPMPIPDDLQRLLRQG; via the coding sequence ATGAGTCCCCACCTCCGTGGAGCGTTCGAGCAGGAGCTGCTCCACGCCCGTGAAGCCGAGGCGCGAGGAGCGCCGGACGCCGCCTGGGACCACCTGGAGCGGGCCCACATCCTCAGTCAGGCCCATGCCCTGCCCCACCTGCGGGTCCACGGAGCGATGTTCTCCTTCGCCGGGCGGGCCCGGGACTGGCGCGAGCTGCTGGGACAGGTGCCCCGGCTCCTGCTCGCGGGCCCGGGTTCGCTCCTGGGGCGCGCGCCCCGGGGCAACACGGGCGGCGCGGACGTGGGCATCTTCACCCCGATGCCCATCCCCGACGACCTCCAACGCCTCCTGCGCCAGGGGTGA
- a CDS encoding 4-hydroxy-3-methylbut-2-enyl diphosphate reductase, with translation MTSRLSPWLTVFVVLFALPVLAAGAWDSGAWVGTVREQELHLSLHPKDRPESQHGFSTPLTAFQGLSTKEASSAPFKLVREAGTFAFEGRFTAQQGTGTWRFTPDAAYVKALADLGIPAPEAHEQLTLAVVGVGPARVKALAAAGHRVGTVEDLLQVGIFNVTPEYVRALAAAGYPKLSLEELIQCRIHGVTPERIQALAAVGIKGLALDSLLSMSIHGVTPDFIREMRGLGYTNATAEDLMQLRIHGIDSVFVRSLSKDAGTPRKP, from the coding sequence ATGACGTCGCGCCTGTCGCCGTGGCTCACCGTGTTCGTGGTGCTCTTCGCCCTCCCCGTCCTCGCCGCAGGTGCCTGGGATTCCGGCGCCTGGGTGGGCACGGTGCGGGAGCAGGAGCTGCACCTGTCCCTGCACCCGAAGGACCGTCCGGAGTCCCAGCACGGGTTCTCCACCCCGCTCACCGCCTTCCAGGGGCTGTCCACGAAGGAAGCAAGCAGCGCCCCGTTCAAGCTGGTGCGCGAAGCAGGCACCTTCGCCTTCGAGGGCCGCTTCACGGCCCAGCAGGGCACGGGCACCTGGCGCTTCACCCCCGACGCCGCCTACGTGAAGGCCCTGGCGGACCTGGGCATCCCCGCCCCGGAGGCCCACGAGCAGCTCACGCTGGCCGTGGTCGGCGTGGGGCCCGCGCGCGTCAAGGCGCTGGCCGCCGCGGGCCATCGCGTGGGCACGGTGGAGGACCTGCTCCAGGTCGGCATCTTCAACGTCACCCCGGAGTACGTGCGGGCGCTCGCCGCCGCGGGCTACCCCAAGCTGTCGCTGGAGGAGCTCATCCAGTGCCGCATCCACGGCGTGACGCCCGAGCGCATCCAGGCCCTGGCCGCCGTGGGCATCAAGGGGCTGGCCCTGGATTCGCTGCTGTCCATGAGCATCCACGGCGTGACGCCGGACTTCATCCGGGAGATGCGCGGCCTGGGCTACACGAACGCCACCGCGGAGGACCTGATGCAGCTGCGCATCCACGGCATTGACTCCGTGTTCGTCCGCTCCCTGTCGAAGGACGCGGGCACGCCGCGCAAGCCGTAG
- a CDS encoding M56 family metallopeptidase, whose protein sequence is MNGLILESVGWALLHLLWQGTLVAVALALALRWVRSANLRYALACGALGILLVLPVATAWRHAVRTLEARAARTLTLERTAFASPFMATRTLPRTQAAPVGATSGAASLPPLEQAVRSVDERLPWLVLVWGMGVAASSLRLFKGWLALRRQVDEAVQASREWQERMEAMARRLKLSRPVRLLVSAKLEVPSTLGWLKPVVLVPAATLTGLSVRELELVLAHELAHIRRHDFVVNVAQTLVETLLFYHPAVWWTSRVIRVERENCCDDLAVRHGSGALPYARALTALEALRLQGMDAGGPALSALGGSLKDRVRRLVVAPASRCSSRLAAGVSIVTLASSLAVAVPLTALAVQPVKVSDVKAAPAIPTPMSAPLPFTGAAPVVPPIPAPVVAPLPALGAPPALPHPVLVAAAPPALPSAPKAPGAGRKDAPEVDDATTRVGEGPLTVDQLVSLKIAGVTPDVVAQVKAMGYAPTVQTLVQFGHAGITPEYAKDMAARFGKPLPSELLVGMKHLGVTPEWLEQMAGLGFAKTDPEQLLAAKALGIDAAWLNDLKSAGFGGLDLDTAVELRALGVTSQYVRELEAAGLKPATVDELRRLRTGGVDADFIRRMQQPRK, encoded by the coding sequence ATGAACGGTCTCATCCTGGAGTCGGTGGGCTGGGCGCTGCTGCACCTGCTGTGGCAGGGCACGCTCGTCGCGGTGGCGCTGGCGCTGGCGCTGCGGTGGGTGCGGTCCGCGAACCTGCGCTACGCGCTGGCGTGTGGCGCGCTGGGCATCCTGCTCGTACTGCCGGTGGCCACCGCGTGGCGGCACGCCGTCCGCACCCTGGAGGCGCGCGCGGCGAGGACGCTGACCCTGGAGCGCACCGCCTTCGCGTCCCCGTTCATGGCCACGAGGACGCTCCCGCGCACGCAGGCCGCGCCGGTGGGTGCCACGTCCGGGGCCGCGTCCCTGCCGCCGCTGGAACAGGCCGTGCGGAGCGTGGACGAGCGCCTGCCCTGGCTGGTGCTGGTGTGGGGGATGGGGGTGGCGGCCTCATCGCTGCGGCTGTTCAAGGGCTGGCTGGCGCTGCGGCGGCAGGTGGACGAAGCGGTGCAGGCTTCGCGTGAATGGCAGGAGCGAATGGAGGCCATGGCCCGGCGGCTGAAGCTCTCGCGGCCGGTGCGCCTGCTGGTGTCGGCGAAGCTGGAGGTGCCGTCCACGCTGGGCTGGTTGAAGCCCGTGGTGCTGGTGCCCGCCGCCACGCTCACGGGGCTCTCCGTGCGGGAGCTGGAGCTGGTGCTGGCCCATGAGCTGGCCCACATCCGCCGGCACGACTTCGTGGTGAACGTGGCGCAGACGCTGGTGGAGACGCTGCTCTTCTACCATCCGGCCGTGTGGTGGACGTCCCGGGTCATCCGCGTGGAGCGGGAGAACTGCTGTGACGACCTCGCCGTGCGGCACGGCTCCGGCGCCCTGCCCTACGCCCGGGCGCTCACCGCGCTGGAAGCGCTGCGCTTGCAGGGCATGGACGCGGGCGGTCCCGCGCTGTCCGCGCTGGGCGGTTCGTTGAAGGACCGCGTGCGGCGGCTGGTGGTGGCGCCCGCGTCGCGGTGCTCCTCTCGGCTGGCGGCGGGCGTCTCCATCGTCACCCTGGCCAGCAGCCTCGCGGTGGCGGTGCCCCTCACCGCGCTCGCCGTGCAGCCGGTGAAGGTGTCGGATGTGAAGGCCGCGCCAGCCATCCCCACCCCGATGAGCGCACCGCTCCCGTTCACTGGCGCCGCTCCGGTCGTTCCGCCCATCCCCGCCCCGGTCGTGGCGCCACTGCCGGCCCTGGGCGCTCCCCCGGCGCTGCCCCACCCGGTCCTCGTCGCGGCGGCTCCGCCCGCGCTCCCCTCCGCCCCGAAAGCGCCGGGTGCCGGAAGGAAGGATGCCCCGGAGGTGGATGACGCCACCACCCGCGTGGGCGAAGGCCCCCTCACGGTGGATCAGCTCGTCTCGCTGAAGATCGCCGGCGTCACCCCGGACGTCGTCGCCCAGGTCAAGGCCATGGGCTACGCGCCCACGGTGCAGACGCTGGTCCAGTTCGGCCACGCGGGCATCACGCCGGAGTACGCGAAGGACATGGCGGCCCGCTTCGGCAAGCCCCTCCCGTCCGAGCTGCTGGTGGGCATGAAGCACCTGGGCGTCACGCCGGAGTGGCTGGAGCAGATGGCGGGCCTGGGCTTCGCGAAGACGGACCCCGAGCAGCTGCTCGCGGCGAAGGCGCTGGGCATCGACGCGGCCTGGCTGAACGACCTGAAGTCCGCTGGCTTCGGCGGCCTGGACCTGGACACCGCCGTGGAGCTGCGCGCCCTGGGCGTCACCTCCCAGTACGTCCGTGAGCTGGAAGCGGCGGGCCTGAAGCCCGCCACCGTGGACGAGCTGCGCCGCCTGCGCACGGGCGGCGTCGACGCGGACTTCATCCGCCGCATGCAGCAGCCCCGGAAGTAA
- a CDS encoding BlaI/MecI/CopY family transcriptional regulator yields the protein MSRTKLPRPTDAELAILRVLWDRGASTVREVHETLQDGSGYTTVLKTMQIMTEKGLVMRDEAQRAHVYSARVPRENTQRQLVTDLVDRVFDGSPARLALQALSTKKTSPEELAELRQLLDSLEKEAES from the coding sequence ATGAGCCGAACCAAGCTGCCACGCCCCACGGATGCGGAGCTGGCCATCCTGCGGGTGCTGTGGGACCGGGGCGCCAGCACGGTGCGCGAGGTGCACGAGACGCTCCAGGATGGGAGCGGCTACACCACGGTGCTGAAGACGATGCAGATCATGACGGAGAAGGGGCTCGTCATGCGTGACGAGGCGCAGCGCGCGCACGTCTACAGCGCCCGCGTTCCCCGGGAGAACACCCAGCGGCAGTTGGTCACCGACCTGGTGGACCGCGTGTTCGATGGGTCCCCGGCGCGGCTCGCGTTGCAGGCCCTGTCCACCAAGAAGACGTCCCCGGAGGAGCTGGCGGAGCTGCGCCAGTTGCTGGACTCGCTGGAGAAGGAGGCGGAGTCATGA
- a CDS encoding glycosyl hydrolase, whose protein sequence is MIEAVKLWNEPNNKSHWDFEIDKDWLIYSRMVRLAGQAVRSEHRSLPRVLGGMSPIDTSFLERMERQGALDEVDVVAVHGFPLDWNPWQIDEWPQRVAEVRAATRHPVWVTEAGVSSFGAEEVQEFGLRRTAELLLGRVDRVHWYSLYDLPKAWPATTRHREAEGSSYYRHFYMGLLREDGTPKRALRHFADYTPELGICQWFHFEDPRLEDAVAWLKKLGVRRLRTGLSWADSLRPGAEAWFDRQMHALEDFDVTLTCCFTPESCGVSPHHTSPPHRVEEFADFCARMTRRYAR, encoded by the coding sequence ATGATTGAAGCGGTGAAGCTCTGGAACGAGCCGAACAACAAGTCCCACTGGGACTTTGAAATCGACAAGGACTGGCTCATCTATTCGCGGATGGTGCGCCTGGCGGGGCAGGCGGTGCGCTCCGAGCACCGCTCGCTTCCCCGGGTGCTCGGGGGCATGTCGCCCATCGACACGTCGTTCCTGGAGCGGATGGAGCGGCAGGGCGCGCTGGACGAGGTGGACGTGGTGGCGGTGCACGGCTTCCCGCTCGACTGGAACCCCTGGCAGATTGACGAATGGCCCCAGCGCGTCGCGGAGGTGCGCGCCGCGACCCGCCACCCCGTGTGGGTGACGGAGGCGGGCGTCTCCTCCTTCGGCGCGGAGGAGGTGCAGGAGTTCGGCCTGCGGCGCACGGCGGAGCTGCTGCTGGGCCGGGTGGACCGCGTGCACTGGTACAGCCTCTATGATCTGCCCAAGGCGTGGCCCGCCACCACGCGCCATCGCGAAGCGGAGGGCTCCTCGTACTACCGGCACTTCTACATGGGGCTGCTGCGCGAGGACGGGACGCCCAAGCGCGCGCTGCGCCACTTCGCGGACTACACGCCCGAGCTGGGCATCTGCCAGTGGTTCCACTTCGAGGACCCCCGGCTGGAGGACGCGGTGGCGTGGCTGAAGAAGCTGGGGGTGCGCCGGCTGCGCACGGGCCTGAGCTGGGCGGACAGCCTCAGGCCCGGCGCGGAGGCGTGGTTCGACCGGCAGATGCACGCGCTGGAGGACTTCGACGTGACGCTCACCTGCTGCTTCACCCCGGAGTCGTGCGGCGTCAGCCCGCATCACACCAGCCCGCCCCACCGCGTGGAGGAGTTCGCCGACTTCTGCGCGCGCATGACCCGCCGCTACGCCAGGTAG
- a CDS encoding protein-tyrosine phosphatase family protein — MRAKQRDLNLDWVTPTLAVGGSYPMDAAAHLARKLGVRHVVDVRVECQDDERVLHAHGITFLHLPTVDMRAIQLRMIHDGVAWVRERLARSQKVLIHCEHGIGRSALLALCVLVDQGLEPLAALELAKTRRPRVSPSPEQLGAFIAYTEAVHARQPVSWDVPAFDALAAIAYRHLRADAEATTGA; from the coding sequence ATGCGCGCGAAGCAGCGGGACCTCAACCTCGACTGGGTGACGCCCACGCTGGCGGTGGGAGGAAGCTATCCCATGGACGCCGCCGCGCACCTGGCCCGGAAGCTGGGAGTCCGTCACGTGGTGGATGTCCGCGTGGAATGCCAGGACGATGAGCGCGTGCTGCACGCACACGGCATCACCTTCCTGCACCTGCCCACCGTGGACATGCGCGCCATCCAGCTGCGGATGATCCACGACGGGGTGGCGTGGGTGCGCGAGCGGCTGGCGCGGAGCCAGAAGGTCCTCATCCACTGCGAGCACGGCATCGGGCGCAGCGCGCTGCTGGCCCTGTGCGTCCTGGTGGACCAGGGCCTGGAGCCCCTCGCCGCGCTGGAGCTGGCCAAGACGCGCAGGCCCCGCGTGTCGCCCAGCCCGGAGCAGCTGGGGGCCTTCATCGCGTACACGGAGGCGGTGCACGCGAGGCAGCCCGTGTCCTGGGACGTGCCCGCGTTCGACGCGCTCGCCGCCATCGCCTACCGCCACCTGCGCGCGGACGCGGAGGCCACGACCGGGGCGTGA